Proteins encoded together in one Candidatus Kaiserbacteria bacterium window:
- the rsmI gene encoding 16S rRNA (cytidine(1402)-2'-O)-methyltransferase, with protein sequence MENGTLYIVATPIGNLEDITLRAIRILGEADVVFCEDTRVTRRLFEKYEINTHLKSLNARTESIKIDEVLSHLENGERVAYVSDAGTPTVSDPGSQLVARVREHNFTIEVIPGASAVTAALSITGVSASEFTFLGFLPHKKGRQTQLKEIAETNRTVVLYESTHRIVKLLDELTEHVGDRKICIARELTKIYEEVLCGTGEELKTLITETPEKQKGEFVVIVASF encoded by the coding sequence ATGGAAAACGGAACACTCTATATAGTAGCGACACCCATAGGCAACCTTGAAGACATCACCCTTCGCGCCATTCGCATTCTTGGTGAAGCAGATGTCGTTTTTTGTGAAGACACACGGGTCACTCGACGCTTGTTCGAGAAGTATGAAATTAATACTCATCTTAAGAGCCTAAACGCCCGCACTGAGTCTATAAAAATAGACGAAGTACTTTCTCATCTCGAAAATGGAGAGCGTGTGGCGTATGTTTCAGACGCAGGCACCCCAACAGTCTCTGACCCTGGTTCACAACTCGTTGCACGAGTTCGTGAACACAACTTTACTATTGAAGTTATTCCAGGGGCCTCAGCTGTTACCGCAGCACTTTCAATAACTGGAGTATCAGCAAGCGAGTTTACGTTTTTAGGGTTTTTACCACACAAAAAAGGTAGGCAAACGCAACTGAAAGAAATCGCAGAAACAAACCGCACTGTCGTGTTATACGAGTCAACTCACCGAATTGTAAAACTACTTGATGAACTTACCGAACATGTAGGAGACAGAAAAATTTGTATCGCCCGTGAACTCACAAAAATATATGAAGAAGTACTTTGTGGTACTGGAGAAGAACTAAAGACACTCATTACAGAGACTCCAGAGAAACAAAAAGGGGAATTTGTCGTCATAGTTGCGTCTTTCTAG